From the Sphingomonas phyllosphaerae 5.2 genome, one window contains:
- the rodA gene encoding rod shape-determining protein RodA, with product MSGFVPAPLATLPWRVLLLVTAIGGFGLVVLYSAAGGSLRPWVIPQGMRFAVFMIGAVALSRVPLEWWKRSAFWIYGTFLVLLVMVELLGAVRGGSQRWLGFGPIRIQPSEMMKLAIVMALARFYDMLPAAETRRFQAIWPAAMLIGMPAVIVMMQPDLGTGLMICAGGATVMFLAGIPLRLFVGGVLGAALAIPLAVNYVLHDYQRHRVLIFMDPESDPLGTGYHISQSKIAIGSGGLFGKGFLQGTQSHLDYLPEGHTDFVFATMAEEWGLAGGAFLIIGFLLVIRWGVNVGVRAEDRFAKLAAAGLATTIFFYMAINLMMVMGLAPVVGIPLPLVSFGGSAQMTVLISLGILMGIDRSTTLRQRTGW from the coding sequence GTGAGCGGCTTCGTCCCCGCCCCGCTCGCCACCCTGCCGTGGCGCGTGCTGCTGCTCGTCACCGCGATCGGCGGCTTCGGCCTGGTGGTGCTTTACTCCGCCGCGGGGGGCAGCTTGCGCCCGTGGGTGATCCCGCAGGGCATGCGCTTCGCGGTCTTCATGATCGGCGCGGTGGCGCTGTCACGCGTGCCGCTGGAATGGTGGAAGCGCTCGGCATTCTGGATCTACGGCACCTTTCTCGTGCTGCTGGTGATGGTCGAGCTGCTGGGCGCGGTGCGCGGCGGCAGCCAGCGGTGGCTGGGCTTCGGCCCGATCCGTATCCAGCCATCGGAGATGATGAAGCTGGCGATCGTGATGGCGCTGGCGCGCTTCTACGACATGCTGCCGGCGGCCGAGACGCGCCGCTTCCAGGCGATCTGGCCGGCGGCGATGCTGATCGGGATGCCGGCGGTGATCGTGATGATGCAGCCCGATCTCGGCACCGGGCTGATGATCTGTGCGGGCGGCGCGACGGTGATGTTCCTGGCCGGCATCCCGCTGCGCCTGTTCGTCGGCGGTGTGCTGGGCGCGGCGCTCGCCATCCCGCTGGCGGTCAACTACGTGCTGCACGATTACCAGCGGCACCGCGTCCTGATCTTCATGGACCCGGAGAGCGACCCGCTGGGCACCGGCTATCACATCAGCCAGTCGAAGATCGCGATCGGTTCGGGCGGGCTCTTCGGCAAGGGCTTCCTGCAAGGTACGCAGAGCCATCTCGACTATCTGCCGGAAGGGCATACCGACTTCGTCTTCGCGACGATGGCGGAGGAATGGGGCCTGGCGGGCGGCGCCTTCCTCATCATCGGTTTCCTGCTCGTGATCCGCTGGGGCGTCAACGTGGGCGTGCGCGCCGAGGATCGCTTCGCCAAGCTGGCGGCGGCCGGCCTCGCCACGACGATTTTCTTCTACATGGCGATCAACCTGATGATGGTGATGGGCCTCGCCCCGGTTGTCGGCATTCCACTGCCGCTCGTCAGCTTCGGCGGCTCGGCACAAATGACGGTGTTGATTTCGCTCGGCATCCTGATGGGCATCGATCGCTCGACCACGCTGCGCCAGCGGACGGGCTGGTGA
- the mreC gene encoding rod shape-determining protein MreC, translating to MAPSRDRRPGFSRRAQYGLFVTYILGIAGAVVGAVLLALSTFNPAAFSVAQAAVAEATTPVATAGGAVVRTIATVPEAIGTWWRVHGENAELRERLARARGALLVGRQARLENVRLRALLRVRDQRQDTVTVARIVSTSASSTRRYGLLNAGSWQGVTDGQPVSGPEGLIGRVLYAGPNTARVLLVTDAESVVPVRRSRDGRPALAAGRGDGLIDIRTIDTADGHFRPGDIFVTSGTGGIFVPGVPVARVLRAGTESAPARPFARPDVLDFAIVHRAFMPPPPPAPVPSPTPAPTPTPEP from the coding sequence ATGGCGCCGTCGCGGGATCGGCGCCCCGGCTTTTCGCGGCGGGCGCAATATGGGCTGTTCGTCACCTACATCCTCGGCATCGCCGGGGCGGTGGTAGGGGCGGTCCTGCTCGCGCTGTCGACGTTCAACCCCGCCGCCTTCTCGGTCGCGCAGGCGGCGGTGGCGGAAGCGACGACGCCGGTCGCCACAGCCGGTGGCGCAGTGGTGCGCACCATCGCGACCGTGCCCGAGGCGATCGGCACCTGGTGGCGGGTCCACGGTGAGAATGCGGAGTTGCGCGAACGACTTGCCCGCGCGCGCGGCGCGTTGCTGGTCGGGCGGCAGGCTCGCCTAGAGAACGTCCGGCTTCGCGCGCTGCTGCGTGTGCGCGATCAGCGTCAGGACACCGTCACGGTCGCGCGGATCGTCAGCACCAGCGCGTCGAGCACGCGCCGCTACGGCCTGCTCAACGCCGGCAGCTGGCAAGGCGTGACGGACGGCCAGCCGGTCAGCGGCCCGGAAGGGTTGATCGGGCGCGTCCTCTACGCCGGCCCCAACACCGCACGCGTGCTGCTGGTCACCGATGCCGAGAGCGTCGTGCCGGTCCGTCGTTCGCGCGATGGCCGCCCGGCGCTGGCCGCGGGGCGCGGTGACGGGCTGATCGACATTCGCACGATCGACACCGCCGACGGGCATTTCCGCCCCGGCGACATCTTCGTCACCTCGGGAACGGGCGGCATCTTCGTGCCCGGCGTGCCCGTCGCGCGCGTGCTGCGTGCCGGCACCGAAAGCGCCCCGGCCCGACCGTTCGCGCGCCCCGACGTGCTGGATTTCGCGATCGTCCACCGTGCGTTCATGCCACCTCCGCCACCGGCTCCCGTACCGTCCCCAACCCCTGCGCCGACCCCCACGCCCGAGCCGTGA
- the mutL gene encoding DNA mismatch repair endonuclease MutL, translated as MSIRRLPSHLVNRIAAGEVVERPASALKELVENAIDSGATRIAVVLAAGGIERIEVADDGCGMTPAELALALERHATSKLPDEDIDRVQTLGFRGEALPSIASVARLTIESRPVGAEGWARTIDNGALERDGPAALPPGTRVVAEALFARVPARRKFLRSPRAEYGACLDVVRRLAMARPDIAFSVEHDGRRVLSVIAAEGRPARVAALTDRALADNSVAIDLEREGHVLGGVAGLPTFHRGVADHQYLFVNGRPVRDRLLIGAIRGAYAEMMPRDRHAVVALFLDVPPSEVDVNVHPAKTEVRFRDPALVRGMIVSGLRRALDAAGHRVAHSAPADIMALWTQGSSVPPAFDGDASGTSGEPVGSQGSAPTFPAGQGLRLNDHRPTFFAAPPQARPTPEWTPPPVREDFPLGVARGQVAKTYIVAEAEDGLVLVDQHAAHERLVLERMRVALAGGRVASQSLLIPEVIELEEPACDRLEARIAELAEFGLELERFGARAMLVRATPALLGSGDPKGLVTDLADELAAYDEALSLRERLDAIAGTMACHGSVRAGRVLSPAEMNALLREMEATPHSGQCNHGRPTWVKLDLKTVAKLFGRS; from the coding sequence GTGTCAATACGCCGTCTCCCCTCGCATCTGGTCAACCGCATCGCTGCCGGTGAAGTGGTGGAAAGACCCGCCAGCGCGTTGAAGGAGTTGGTCGAGAATGCGATCGATTCCGGCGCGACACGCATCGCCGTGGTGCTGGCGGCGGGCGGGATCGAGCGGATCGAGGTCGCCGACGACGGCTGCGGGATGACCCCGGCCGAGCTCGCGCTGGCGCTGGAGCGGCACGCCACCTCCAAGCTGCCGGATGAAGATATCGACCGCGTCCAGACGCTTGGCTTCCGTGGCGAGGCTTTGCCGTCAATCGCTTCCGTTGCGCGGTTGACGATCGAGAGCCGCCCCGTCGGCGCGGAGGGATGGGCGCGGACAATCGACAATGGCGCGCTGGAGCGCGACGGGCCCGCCGCATTGCCGCCCGGCACGCGCGTGGTGGCGGAGGCGTTGTTCGCGCGGGTGCCGGCGCGGCGCAAGTTCCTGCGTTCGCCGCGCGCCGAATATGGCGCGTGCCTCGACGTGGTACGACGGCTGGCGATGGCACGACCCGATATCGCCTTCTCGGTCGAGCATGACGGGCGGCGTGTGCTGTCGGTGATCGCGGCCGAGGGGCGGCCGGCACGTGTCGCGGCGCTGACCGACCGAGCGCTGGCCGACAATTCGGTGGCGATCGATCTGGAGCGCGAGGGGCATGTGCTGGGCGGGGTCGCGGGGCTGCCGACCTTCCACCGCGGGGTGGCCGATCATCAATATCTGTTCGTCAACGGCCGACCCGTACGCGATCGGTTGCTGATCGGGGCAATCCGCGGCGCCTATGCCGAGATGATGCCGCGCGACCGCCATGCCGTGGTCGCGCTGTTCCTCGACGTGCCACCCAGCGAAGTCGACGTGAACGTCCATCCGGCCAAGACCGAGGTGCGTTTCCGCGATCCGGCGCTGGTGCGCGGGATGATCGTGTCCGGATTACGCCGCGCGCTGGACGCCGCGGGGCACCGCGTCGCGCACTCGGCCCCGGCCGATATCATGGCGTTGTGGACGCAAGGTTCGAGCGTTCCCCCGGCGTTTGATGGCGACGCGAGCGGAACCTCCGGTGAGCCGGTGGGATCACAGGGCTCCGCCCCGACCTTCCCGGCCGGGCAGGGGCTCCGATTGAACGACCACCGGCCGACTTTCTTCGCCGCCCCGCCGCAGGCGCGTCCGACCCCGGAGTGGACGCCGCCGCCGGTGCGCGAGGACTTCCCGCTCGGCGTCGCGCGCGGGCAGGTGGCGAAGACCTATATCGTCGCCGAAGCCGAGGACGGGCTGGTATTGGTCGACCAGCATGCGGCGCACGAGCGGCTGGTGCTGGAGCGGATGCGCGTCGCGCTCGCCGGCGGGCGGGTGGCAAGCCAGTCGCTGCTGATCCCCGAAGTGATCGAGCTGGAAGAACCGGCGTGCGACCGGCTGGAGGCGCGTATCGCGGAACTCGCTGAATTCGGGTTGGAACTGGAGCGGTTCGGCGCCCGCGCGATGCTGGTGCGCGCTACCCCCGCGCTGTTGGGCAGTGGCGATCCGAAAGGGCTGGTGACCGACCTCGCTGACGAACTCGCCGCCTATGACGAGGCCTTGTCGTTGCGCGAGCGGCTGGACGCGATCGCCGGGACGATGGCGTGCCATGGATCGGTGCGCGCGGGGCGGGTGCTGTCACCGGCGGAAATGAACGCGCTACTGCGCGAGATGGAGGCGACGCCGCATTCCGGGCAGTGTAACCACGGCCGTCCGACGTGGGTGAAGCTGGATCTTAAAACCGTTGCGAAGCTGTTCGGCCGCTCGTGA
- the mrdA gene encoding penicillin-binding protein 2 — MTEAAQSYSFSRRAWLLGAGQFGLGSILIGRMGYLAIAQNEHYNLLAESNRVSMTMIPPRRGWIVDRNGQPIASNRTDFRVDVIPDRLEDPERVLAQLRGLLSLTDEDLAQIRAELEHSPGFRPVEIAENIDWDRFAAVQVRQPELPGVAPTRGFARHYPGGAAVAHLIGYVGAATAEQYKKTRDPLYVTPGFKLGKDGLEKTMEPLLRGTAGARRVEVTARGKLVKELATRPDLPGRTLRLTIDAGLQEYAARRLGTNSGSAVVFDCQTGEMLAMVSMPAYDPNTFSEGISQLEWKMLSEDDHVPLMNKVTQGLYPPGSTVKPMNGLALLAAGVGADERVFCSGAMRVGNGVFHCHKRGGHGPLDLKNAIMQSCDIYFYEMVRRVGYDRIAPIARELGLGQKFELPFSTQRYGTVPDSAWKQRKYKTDWKVADSLNASIGQGYVLSNPLQLAVMASRLASGRRLVPTLIRDPFKPHAEPLPIDPEHFRLIREAMNGVVNGGGTGGAARMLVPGVAIAAKTGTAQVRRITMAERRSGVLKNGQLPFKLRDHALFVCFAPYDNPRYAAAIVLEHNGHTVRNLDTPMIGRDIMTYLFDRDRALKSLAEVEPTWGGDITTRLATQRAAYRAAHTPVVPVLPDDDDVPASASPAVAAATDASNASAEATARDVAAGGGPARTGSPEPETEGERRSAPLDRGVDPQP, encoded by the coding sequence ATGACCGAGGCTGCGCAAAGCTACAGCTTCTCGCGCCGTGCCTGGCTGCTCGGGGCGGGCCAGTTCGGGCTGGGTAGCATCCTGATCGGCCGGATGGGCTATCTCGCGATTGCGCAGAACGAGCATTACAACCTGCTGGCCGAGAGCAATCGTGTCAGCATGACCATGATCCCGCCGCGCCGCGGCTGGATCGTCGACCGCAACGGCCAGCCGATCGCGAGCAACCGGACCGATTTCCGCGTGGACGTAATCCCCGACCGGCTCGAGGATCCGGAGCGTGTGCTGGCGCAACTGCGCGGGCTGCTGTCGCTGACCGACGAGGATCTGGCACAGATCCGCGCCGAGCTGGAGCATTCACCCGGCTTCCGCCCGGTCGAGATCGCCGAGAACATCGACTGGGATCGCTTCGCGGCGGTGCAGGTCCGCCAGCCCGAACTACCCGGCGTCGCCCCGACGCGTGGCTTCGCGCGGCATTATCCCGGCGGTGCGGCGGTCGCGCACCTGATCGGCTACGTCGGCGCCGCGACCGCCGAGCAATATAAGAAGACCCGGGACCCGCTCTACGTCACCCCTGGCTTCAAGCTCGGCAAGGACGGGCTGGAAAAGACGATGGAGCCGCTGCTGCGCGGCACTGCGGGTGCCCGCCGTGTCGAGGTGACCGCGCGCGGCAAGCTGGTCAAGGAACTCGCCACCCGCCCGGACTTGCCGGGGCGCACGCTGCGACTGACGATCGATGCCGGGTTGCAGGAATATGCCGCGCGGCGGCTGGGCACCAACTCCGGCTCGGCGGTGGTCTTCGACTGCCAGACGGGCGAGATGCTGGCGATGGTGTCGATGCCCGCCTACGATCCCAACACCTTCTCCGAAGGCATCAGCCAACTCGAATGGAAGATGCTGAGCGAGGACGATCACGTGCCCTTGATGAACAAGGTCACGCAGGGTCTGTATCCGCCGGGCTCCACCGTTAAGCCGATGAACGGGCTGGCGCTGCTCGCCGCGGGCGTCGGTGCCGACGAGCGCGTGTTCTGTTCGGGCGCGATGCGCGTCGGCAATGGCGTGTTCCACTGTCACAAGCGCGGCGGTCACGGACCGCTCGATCTCAAGAACGCGATCATGCAAAGCTGCGACATCTATTTCTACGAGATGGTGCGCCGCGTCGGTTACGACCGGATCGCACCGATCGCGCGCGAGCTGGGGCTCGGCCAGAAGTTCGAGCTGCCCTTCTCCACCCAGCGCTACGGCACCGTACCGGACAGCGCCTGGAAGCAGCGCAAGTACAAGACCGACTGGAAGGTCGCCGATTCGCTCAACGCCTCGATCGGTCAGGGCTATGTGCTGTCCAACCCGCTGCAGCTGGCGGTGATGGCAAGCCGGCTCGCTTCGGGGCGCCGGCTGGTGCCGACGCTGATCCGCGATCCGTTCAAGCCGCATGCCGAGCCGCTGCCGATCGATCCCGAGCATTTCCGCCTGATCCGGGAGGCGATGAACGGCGTCGTCAACGGCGGCGGCACCGGCGGCGCGGCACGGATGCTGGTGCCCGGCGTCGCGATCGCCGCGAAGACCGGCACCGCGCAGGTGCGCCGCATCACGATGGCGGAGCGGCGCTCGGGGGTGCTGAAGAACGGGCAGTTGCCGTTCAAGCTTCGCGACCACGCCCTGTTCGTCTGCTTCGCGCCCTACGACAATCCGCGCTACGCCGCCGCGATCGTGCTTGAACATAACGGCCACACCGTTCGCAATCTCGATACGCCGATGATCGGACGCGACATCATGACCTACCTGTTCGACCGCGACCGCGCGCTGAAGAGCCTCGCCGAGGTCGAGCCGACCTGGGGTGGCGACATCACGACCCGCCTGGCGACGCAGCGCGCCGCCTATCGCGCCGCGCATACCCCCGTGGTGCCGGTATTGCCCGACGACGACGATGTCCCCGCCTCCGCATCCCCCGCGGTCGCCGCCGCCACCGACGCCTCGAATGCCAGCGCCGAGGCGACCGCCCGCGACGTGGCCGCCGGCGGTGGACCGGCGCGCACCGGCTCGCCCGAACCCGAGACCGAGGGCGAGCGACGTAGCGCCCCCCTCGATCGCGGCGTGGACCCGCAGCCGTGA
- a CDS encoding rod shape-determining protein, with product MFFSRLFKMTSHDMAIDLGTANTVVYVRGRGIVLNEPSVVAVETINGVKRVKAVGNDAKLMMGKTPGSIEAIRPLRDGVIADIDVAEQMIKYFIEKVHGRRRFMRWPEIVICVPSGSTKVERRAIRDAAQNAGASAVYLIEEPMAAAIGADMPVTEPVGSMVVDIGGGTTEVAVLSLRGLAYTTSVRVGGDKMDEAIVSYVRRNHNLLIGEATAERIKQELGCAKPPVDGIGKTVHIKGRDLVNGVPKEIQINQAQIAEAVSEPVAAIVDGVRIALENTAPELAADIVDQGIVLTGGGALLQGLDEVLRDETGLPVTIADDPLICVAIGTGRALEDPLFRAVLQNG from the coding sequence ATGTTTTTTTCGCGCCTGTTCAAGATGACCTCACACGACATGGCGATCGATCTCGGAACCGCGAACACGGTCGTGTACGTGCGTGGCCGCGGCATCGTGCTCAACGAACCGTCGGTGGTGGCGGTGGAGACGATCAACGGCGTCAAGCGGGTCAAGGCTGTCGGTAACGATGCCAAGCTGATGATGGGCAAGACGCCCGGCTCGATCGAGGCGATCCGCCCGCTGCGCGACGGCGTCATCGCCGATATCGACGTCGCCGAGCAGATGATCAAATATTTCATCGAGAAGGTGCACGGGCGCCGGCGTTTCATGCGCTGGCCGGAGATCGTGATCTGCGTGCCGTCGGGCTCGACCAAGGTGGAGCGCCGCGCGATCCGTGACGCGGCGCAGAACGCCGGCGCCAGCGCCGTCTACCTCATCGAGGAGCCGATGGCGGCTGCGATCGGCGCCGACATGCCCGTGACGGAGCCGGTCGGCAGCATGGTGGTCGATATCGGCGGCGGCACGACGGAGGTCGCGGTGCTGTCGCTGCGCGGCCTCGCCTACACCACGTCGGTGCGAGTCGGCGGCGACAAGATGGACGAGGCGATCGTCAGCTACGTGCGCCGTAACCACAATTTGCTGATCGGCGAGGCGACCGCGGAGCGGATCAAGCAGGAGTTGGGCTGCGCCAAGCCGCCGGTCGACGGCATCGGCAAGACGGTTCACATCAAGGGTCGCGACCTGGTGAACGGCGTGCCGAAGGAAATCCAGATCAACCAGGCGCAGATCGCCGAGGCGGTCAGCGAACCCGTGGCCGCGATCGTCGACGGCGTGCGGATCGCGCTGGAGAACACCGCTCCCGAACTGGCGGCGGATATCGTCGATCAGGGGATCGTGCTGACCGGCGGTGGTGCCTTGCTGCAGGGGCTGGACGAGGTGCTGCGCGACGAGACCGGGCTGCCGGTGACGATCGCCGACGATCCGCTGATCTGCGTGGCGATCGGCACCGGGCGCGCACTGGAAGACCCGCTGTTCCGCGCAGTGCTCCAGAACGGCTAA
- a CDS encoding CopG family transcriptional regulator, with the protein MAQQQDSEKITINLGFVDLGHVDLLVREGFYGNRSDFIRTAIRNQLDRHGEAARQSATRRQLQLGLCHLAARDLEAARAKDEMLDIRVLGLLTIAPDVTPELARAAIGSVTVLGALHATPAVKAALADRLA; encoded by the coding sequence ATGGCGCAGCAGCAGGACAGTGAGAAGATCACGATCAACCTCGGGTTCGTCGACCTGGGGCACGTCGATCTGCTGGTGCGGGAGGGCTTTTACGGCAATCGCAGCGACTTCATCCGCACAGCGATCCGCAATCAGCTGGATCGACACGGCGAAGCGGCACGCCAATCGGCGACGCGTCGCCAACTCCAGCTCGGGCTCTGCCATCTCGCCGCCCGCGACCTCGAAGCGGCACGCGCCAAGGACGAGATGCTCGACATCCGCGTGCTCGGCCTGCTTACCATCGCCCCCGACGTCACTCCCGAACTCGCGCGCGCCGCGATCGGATCGGTAACCGTTCTGGGTGCACTCCATGCGACACCCGCGGTCAAGGCCGCGCTCGCCGACCGCCTCGCCTGA
- a CDS encoding alpha/beta hydrolase family esterase — MTLQTTMAEALRLTRTGDLTGASALLRNALGTNPDRPRPPQPVAGAILPAAIIDTPAIGRFDTRRHNGQVGALDYMLYRPAAAAPGMPLVVMLHGCTQSPEDFARGTGMNRLADELGFLVAYPRQTQTANQQRCWNWFRPGDQARDRGEPALIAGIVNDVLAAEHADPARVYVAGLSAGGAAAAIMADAYPELFAAVGIHSGLACGAARTLPEALTAMKRGAAQRSAARANARFVPVITFHGDRDGVVDEANAQAIVTAAATATGVPVTIEIEDGTAGGRRYTRTLSRDAAGRILIEQWTIAGAGHAWSGGDPAGSYADAAGPDASRAMLRFFTTHRAPG, encoded by the coding sequence ATGACGCTACAGACCACAATGGCCGAAGCGCTGCGGCTGACCCGCACCGGCGACCTGACCGGCGCAAGTGCGCTGCTACGGAACGCGCTCGGTACGAACCCGGATCGCCCGCGCCCGCCACAGCCGGTCGCCGGCGCGATCCTCCCGGCTGCCATCATCGACACGCCCGCCATCGGTCGCTTCGACACGCGTCGTCATAACGGACAGGTGGGCGCGCTCGACTATATGCTCTATCGCCCGGCCGCCGCCGCGCCCGGCATGCCGCTGGTGGTGATGCTCCACGGCTGCACCCAGAGCCCCGAGGATTTCGCGCGCGGCACCGGAATGAACCGGCTCGCCGACGAACTCGGCTTCCTCGTCGCCTACCCGCGTCAGACGCAGACCGCCAACCAGCAGCGCTGCTGGAACTGGTTTCGCCCCGGCGACCAGGCCCGCGACCGCGGCGAGCCGGCGCTGATCGCCGGCATTGTGAACGACGTGCTCGCCGCCGAACACGCCGACCCCGCTCGCGTCTATGTCGCCGGGCTATCGGCCGGCGGTGCCGCCGCCGCGATCATGGCCGATGCCTATCCGGAGTTGTTCGCTGCGGTCGGCATCCACTCCGGCCTTGCCTGCGGTGCCGCAAGGACCCTGCCCGAGGCACTGACCGCGATGAAGCGCGGTGCCGCACAGCGAAGCGCCGCGCGCGCAAACGCGCGTTTCGTGCCGGTTATCACGTTTCACGGCGACCGTGACGGCGTAGTCGACGAAGCGAACGCGCAGGCGATCGTCACCGCCGCCGCAACTGCAACGGGCGTACCGGTGACGATCGAGATCGAGGATGGCACCGCGGGCGGTCGGCGCTACACGCGCACGCTCAGCCGCGACGCTGCCGGCAGGATCCTGATCGAGCAGTGGACGATCGCCGGTGCCGGCCACGCCTGGTCGGGCGGCGATCCGGCCGGCTCCTACGCTGATGCCGCCGGCCCGGACGCCTCGCGCGCGATGCTTCGCTTCTTCACGACCCATCGCGCGCCTGGTTGA
- the mreD gene encoding rod shape-determining protein MreD, with protein sequence MKPSRPPFEEPLPAGRARLLPWATVMAGSLVTILPWDATLPLLPPVGLLILLSWRLLAPLSLRVWAPALLGLFDDLVSGQPIGSAMLLWTLAYFLVDAIDARSGVRDFAQSWAIAALAIGLALVGGRLAATPFGAHVDSVLLLQIMMSVLLFPAAARLVAWIDLRRAL encoded by the coding sequence GTGAAACCGTCTCGCCCGCCCTTCGAGGAACCGCTGCCCGCCGGGCGCGCGCGGCTGTTGCCGTGGGCGACGGTCATGGCCGGGTCGCTCGTGACGATCCTGCCCTGGGATGCGACCTTGCCGCTGCTGCCGCCGGTCGGACTGCTGATCCTGCTGTCGTGGCGGCTGCTCGCGCCGCTGTCGCTGCGGGTCTGGGCACCGGCGCTGCTCGGGCTGTTCGACGATCTCGTCTCGGGTCAGCCGATCGGCAGCGCGATGCTGCTGTGGACACTGGCCTATTTCCTGGTCGACGCGATCGACGCGAGGTCGGGCGTGCGCGACTTCGCGCAAAGCTGGGCGATCGCGGCGCTGGCGATCGGGCTCGCGCTGGTGGGCGGAAGGCTGGCCGCGACGCCGTTCGGCGCGCACGTCGATAGCGTGCTATTGCTTCAGATCATGATGTCGGTCCTGCTTTTCCCCGCCGCCGCGCGCCTGGTCGCGTGGATCGATCTGCGGCGCGCCTTGTGA